The DNA region GACACCGGCACGGGCATGACGCCCGAGGTGATCGCGCGGGCCTGTGAACCGTTCTTCACCACCAAGCCGGAAGGCCGGGGGACGGGACTCGGTCTGTCCTCGGTCCGCGACCTCGTCGATCGACTCGACGGGCGCATGACCATCGACAGCGTTCCCGACGTCGGCACCACCGTCACGCTGTGGTTCCGGAGCCTGCCCGGGGCGCTCACCTCGACCGTCGCCCGCGCCGATGCATGGTCGGGCAGCGAACGCGTCGTGCTCGTGGACGATGACGAGGCGATCCTCCGCCTGATGGAGCAGGCGCTGCGCCACAAGGGCTACGGCGTCCATGCCGCGTCGAGGGCCGACGAGGCGCTCGCGCTGCTCGACGCACACAGCGACGTCGACGTCCTCGTGGCCGACATCGTCATGCCTGGCATGGATGGACTGACGATGGTGCGCCAGGTGCTGGACCGGCACGCGCGCCTCAAGGTCCTGCTCGTCTCCGGCTTCACGCCCGACTTCGACGTGCGGGCGCTCCCGCCCCGGACGGCCTTCCTGGCCAAGCCGTTCACCGCCCGGGAGCTGGCGATCGCGCTCCAGGAGCTGGTCCGCGCGACGCGCCTCGCCTGAGCGTCCACGGGGCTGCAGATCGTGATAGATCTGCAGGTTCCCATGAATCGTCGCAGGTCGTCCCTCCTCGTCCTGGCCGGGTTGTCGCTGGCCTCGAGTGTCATGCTCCGCGGCGCGCAGGCCCCCGCCACGCCGCGCCCGCCGGCGACGCCGGGTGCGGTCGTCACGCTGCCGGCCGCCGACGCCGCGCGAGTGGCCGCCGAGGCGCGCGCCAGAGTGTCGGTGGACGTGGCCGAGGGGGTCGAGCTCTCGCTGTGGGCGCCCGAGTCGCTGCTGGTGGACCCCGTCGCCATCGACATCGATCCCGACGGCACGCTGTATGTGACCAGCACGACCCGCAACAACATGCCGCTGGACATCCGGGGCCACCAGGACTGGATGGCCACCGTGCACACGCTGCGCAGTACGGCCGACCTGCGCGCCTTCTACCGGAAGGTGATGGCGCCGGCCAACAGCGAGAAGAACGGCTGGATTCCCGATCTCAACAAGGACGGGTCGCGCGACATCCGCGACATGCGCGAGATGAAGGAGCGGATCTACCGCATCCGCGACACCGACGGCGACGGGCGCGCCGACCAGTCGCGGCTCGTCTTCGAGGGCTTCAACGACGACCCCGCGTTCGACATCCTCGGCGGGGTCCTGTCGCAGGGCGGCTCGCTGATCGTCGGCGGCCCTCCCGGCGTGTACCGGCTGCGTGACGTCGACGGCGACGGCGTGTACGAGCAGCGGACCCCGATCGCGGAAGGCTTCAACACGCACCCGGCCTTCGGCGGGCACGGGGTGTCTGGCGTCACGATGGGCCCCGACGGGCGGCTGTACTGGGAGGTGGGCGACATCGGCTTCCACATGGTCGACAAGGCGGGGCGCACGTGGAGCCTGCCCAACCAGGGCGCCGTCCTGCGATCGGAACCCGACGGCTCGAACTTCGAGGTGTTCGCCACCGGCATCCGCAACCTGCAGGAGTTCTCGTTCGACGACCGTGGCAACCTGATCAGCATCGACAACGACGGCGACCACGCCGGCGAGAAGGAGCGGCTCGTCTACCTGCCTTACGGGTCCGACAGCGGCTGGCGCTCGAACTGGCAGTACGGCAAGTACACCGATCCGCGCAACAACCGCTACAACGTCTGGATGCGCGAGGGCCTGTTCAAGCCGCGGCACGACGGCCAGGCCACGCACATCCTGCCGCCGATCGAGAACTGGTACGCGGGCCCGTCGGGCATGGCCTACAACCCCGGCACCGCGCTCTCCGACGCCTGGAAGAACCACTTCTTCGTCTCGAGCTTCCAGGGCGCCGCGCCCGGCGGCCGCGTGTACGGCTTCACGCTCGCGCCCGACGGCGCCGGCTTCCGCAAGGACAAGGAGACGCTGCTGACGCGGGGCATCCTCGTCGTGGGCATGAAGTTCGGCCCCGACGGCGCGCTCTACCTCACCGACTGGATCACCGGCTGGGACTCCAAGGACAACGGCCGCCTCTGGCGCGTCGACACGCCGGCGACGGCCGGAAGCCCGATCCGCAAGGAGGTGCAGGCGCTGCTCGGCGCCGACCTCGCACAGCGGCCGGTGGCCGGCGTCGTGGCCCTGCTCCGACACGCCGACATGCGCGTGCGGCAGAAGGCACAGTTCGATCTCGTGCGCCGCGGCGACGTGCAGGCCCTGCTCGGGGCCGCGCGCGACCGCGACAGCCTGCATGCGCGGCTGCACGGCATGTGGGGCGTCGCGCAGCTGGCGCGAAAGGTGCCCGCCCACGCCGCCGAGCTCGTGCCGTTCCTGTCCGACGCCGACGGCGAGATCCGCGCCCAGGCTGCCCGGCTGCTCGGCGACGTCCGCCACGCCGCCGCGGCCGAGCGATTGCTGCCCCTGCTCTCGGACGCCGAGCCGCGCGCCAGGTTCTTCGCCACCGAGGCCCTCGGTCGGCTCGGCTACCGCCCCGCCGTCGCCCCCATCATCGCGATGCTGGCAGCCAACGACGGCCGCGACCAGTGGCTGCAGCACACCGGTGCCGGCGCCCTCGCCTCGATCGGCGACGCGGCGGCCCTCGAGGCGCTGTCGACGCACGGATCGCGGGGCGTGCGGCTGGCGGCCGTGGTGGCGCTGAGGCGCCTGCGGCATGCGGGCGTCGCGCGCTTCCTGCAGGACGCCGATGCGGCCGTGGTCACCGACGCGGCCCGGGCCATCAACGACGATGACGGGATTGCGGGAGCGGTGCCGGCCCTCGCAGCGTTGCTGCCCGACGTGCCGGTCACCAACGAGCCACTCGTGCGCCGGGCCATCAACGCCAACGTCCGGCTCGGCACGGCCGACGCCGTGGCCCGCATCGAGGCCTTCGCTCGGCGTGCCGAGGCAGCCAC from Luteitalea sp. TBR-22 includes:
- a CDS encoding HEAT repeat domain-containing protein, encoding MNRRRSSLLVLAGLSLASSVMLRGAQAPATPRPPATPGAVVTLPAADAARVAAEARARVSVDVAEGVELSLWAPESLLVDPVAIDIDPDGTLYVTSTTRNNMPLDIRGHQDWMATVHTLRSTADLRAFYRKVMAPANSEKNGWIPDLNKDGSRDIRDMREMKERIYRIRDTDGDGRADQSRLVFEGFNDDPAFDILGGVLSQGGSLIVGGPPGVYRLRDVDGDGVYEQRTPIAEGFNTHPAFGGHGVSGVTMGPDGRLYWEVGDIGFHMVDKAGRTWSLPNQGAVLRSEPDGSNFEVFATGIRNLQEFSFDDRGNLISIDNDGDHAGEKERLVYLPYGSDSGWRSNWQYGKYTDPRNNRYNVWMREGLFKPRHDGQATHILPPIENWYAGPSGMAYNPGTALSDAWKNHFFVSSFQGAAPGGRVYGFTLAPDGAGFRKDKETLLTRGILVVGMKFGPDGALYLTDWITGWDSKDNGRLWRVDTPATAGSPIRKEVQALLGADLAQRPVAGVVALLRHADMRVRQKAQFDLVRRGDVQALLGAARDRDSLHARLHGMWGVAQLARKVPAHAAELVPFLSDADGEIRAQAARLLGDVRHAAAAERLLPLLSDAEPRARFFATEALGRLGYRPAVAPIIAMLAANDGRDQWLQHTGAGALASIGDAAALEALSTHGSRGVRLAAVVALRRLRHAGVARFLQDADAAVVTDAARAINDDDGIAGAVPALAALLPDVPVTNEPLVRRAINANVRLGTADAVARIEAFARRAEAATELRVEAIAALGAWSDPSPMDRVDGFYHAQVTIAAPRRAGADPVAEATFPRPVLASTQAPARRPGARPVRPTAPPRDAAAARAAVERLVQDAQGQPKVDVDVKVALAESAGRIGAKAAAPVLQAQLAGDPSVLVRTAALRGLQAMKAGDMSALMQTALADKDATVRRAALALLPGLPIPAAAKAEHLGSVVRTGGLAEQQGAIEVLGTLKSPEARALLATYLDDLDAGRLAPGLQIDLVDAVQVDGSEALQQRLEAYQRKQQADALIKAFRAASLTGGDARKGQQVFNNNPLAECTRCHALRGRGADVGPDLTRIGATLTREQIFEALTEPNKRIAPGFGTVGLTLKDGSRIDGTLKEETEAEVVVLTGTPAETRRIRKADIAERTDPVSAMPPLGLVLKPREVRDLIEFVSGLR